In a single window of the Helicobacter sp. MIT 99-5507 genome:
- a CDS encoding uroporphyrinogen-III synthase, whose product MRDIVLIGSKAESNIKSLVVSEIELLEFTLNLANIDALIFTSKYAIKSLANNADRLNDHTWKKIPSFVIGKSSADYLRQMGGKIEYIGEDSHGDGFANEIIPLLKDRNPLYIRAKKIVSHINEKLIHQKIKLHEVVGYENKIKKLDSKLAPKPNSILIFTAPSHYKAFLSNFKWDGSYIAVAIGMTTFGVFDAGVNAFVSPKQSIQACIELAEELNTRLP is encoded by the coding sequence ATGCGTGATATAGTATTGATTGGTTCAAAAGCAGAATCTAATATAAAATCTCTAGTTGTAAGTGAGATTGAATTGCTTGAATTTACATTGAATCTTGCAAATATAGATGCATTAATTTTCACTTCAAAATATGCGATTAAATCGCTTGCAAATAACGCAGATAGACTAAATGATCATACTTGGAAAAAGATTCCTAGCTTTGTTATAGGAAAATCTAGTGCAGATTATTTAAGGCAAATGGGTGGCAAAATCGAATATATAGGCGAAGATTCTCATGGTGATGGTTTTGCAAATGAAATCATTCCACTTTTAAAAGATAGGAATCCTTTATATATAAGAGCTAAGAAAATCGTATCACATATAAATGAAAAACTCATTCATCAAAAAATCAAATTACATGAAGTAGTTGGATATGAAAATAAAATAAAAAAGCTAGATTCAAAATTAGCACCAAAACCAAATTCTATCTTGATATTTACTGCACCAAGCCATTATAAAGCATTTTTATCTAATTTTAAATGGGATGGTAGCTATATTGCAGTGGCAATTGGTATGACTACTTTTGGCGTTTTTGATGCTGGAGTAAATGCGTTTGTATCACCAAAACAAAGCATACAAGCTTGCATAGAACTTGCAGAAGAATTAAATACAAGATTACCATGA
- the xseA gene encoding exodeoxyribonuclease VII large subunit, whose product MNILSVTQLTKQIKQTLINYFGEIQIQGEIGSLTNHQSGHCYFTLKDSNASIRCMLFKGTRAKLNNIILKTDMQVIVTGNLSIYESRGEYQIICSNVKEYGIGNLAIKFEELKEKLKNKGYFESSIKKDIPKFPKKIALITSLSGAALKDMKFVANRCWNLTRFTIFDTLVQGNEAKYMIERNIKIADSLGFDIIVLARGGGSLEDLWAFNEEIVLEAIYNAKTPIVSAIGHETDTPLSDFVSDLRAPTPSACMEMILPDKNEWLLRLSDLFDNINNIENKNLLRFKEMLDSAYSKLNFFKFNYNSLNDKLHSMRASLNLTLNRHLNAKIETIKNLSIYLDVSYKNIYPSKIQNIKILKYSLQNLFSILLAQKRIFDKKELDFQFDIFLKNKENELKKLKLLLEAKNPKNKYQKGYAQITIDNKILSLDEVKKGDTITLSDGITSKEARIL is encoded by the coding sequence ATGAATATTTTAAGTGTCACGCAGCTAACAAAACAAATAAAACAAACATTGATAAATTATTTTGGTGAAATTCAAATTCAAGGTGAAATCGGAAGCCTTACAAATCATCAAAGTGGGCATTGTTATTTTACATTAAAAGATTCTAATGCAAGTATAAGATGTATGCTTTTTAAGGGGACAAGGGCAAAGCTAAATAATATTATTTTAAAAACAGATATGCAAGTAATTGTAACTGGGAATCTAAGTATTTATGAGAGTCGTGGTGAATATCAAATCATATGTTCAAATGTCAAAGAATATGGTATTGGGAATCTAGCAATAAAATTTGAAGAATTAAAAGAAAAATTAAAAAATAAAGGTTATTTTGAATCTAGTATCAAAAAAGATATTCCAAAATTTCCCAAAAAGATTGCACTAATTACATCTTTAAGTGGAGCTGCACTAAAGGATATGAAATTTGTTGCAAATAGATGTTGGAATCTTACAAGATTTACTATCTTTGATACTTTGGTGCAAGGCAATGAAGCAAAATATATGATTGAACGAAATATCAAAATAGCAGATTCTCTAGGATTTGATATTATTGTTTTGGCAAGAGGAGGTGGAAGCCTTGAAGATTTATGGGCTTTTAATGAAGAGATTGTCCTTGAAGCTATATACAATGCAAAAACTCCAATAGTATCTGCAATAGGTCATGAAACTGATACTCCGCTTAGTGATTTTGTAAGCGATCTAAGAGCTCCTACGCCATCAGCTTGTATGGAGATGATACTTCCAGATAAAAATGAATGGTTACTAAGACTTAGTGATTTGTTTGATAATATAAATAATATAGAAAATAAAAATTTACTACGATTCAAAGAGATGCTAGATTCTGCATATTCAAAATTAAATTTTTTTAAATTTAATTACAATAGCTTGAATGATAAATTGCATTCTATGAGAGCTAGTTTGAATCTAACACTAAATAGACATTTAAATGCAAAAATAGAAACAATAAAAAACTTATCTATTTATTTAGATGTTAGCTACAAAAATATATATCCATCAAAAATCCAAAATATAAAGATATTAAAATATTCATTGCAGAATCTATTTTCTATTTTATTAGCACAAAAGAGAATTTTTGACAAAAAAGAATTAGATTTTCAATTTGATATTTTTTTGAAAAATAAAGAGAATGAATTAAAAAAGTTAAAATTACTTCTAGAGGCAAAAAATCCAAAAAATAAATATCAAAAAGGATATGCACAAATAACAATAGATAATAAAATATTATCATTAGATGAAGTAAAAAAAGGTGATACTATCACATTAAGTGATGGTATCACTTCAAAAGAAGCTAGAATCTTATAG
- a CDS encoding DASS family sodium-coupled anion symporter, whose amino-acid sequence MVKYIKLFIPVLVAMIIFILPTPEGLSQNTWLYFSIFIGVVVGLILEPIPAALVGLVGVGICIWFKIGPAGSGDVTKVIKSSEAVSWGLAGFSNSTVWLIFAAFMIGLGYQKSGLGRRMALILIKLLGKTTLGLGYAIAIADGILAPFIPSNSARSGGTLYPIVSSIPPMVGSYPDKEPRKIGGYLIWVSLAATCVTSSMFFTGLAPNLLAMETATKSGVEAISWFGWFMAFLPAGIVLFIATPYLTYIFYPPTSKGSKEASIWAGEELKKIGSITSKEWSMIGLAFFALIFWIFGDFFNVNATTVALSVMIAMVLLNIITWDDVLTNKAAWGVLAWFGSLVTLAGGLKNVGFLNFIADIGGKYLSTFGAMEAMIGLVVLFYLLHYFFASTTAHVTALLALFITVAGTIQGIDIRQFTLFLMLSLGIMGIITPYGTGPSPVWFGSGYVSGKDFWKLGFIFGIIYLVVFLVLCIPWVQFVAYRWL is encoded by the coding sequence ATGGTGAAATACATAAAGCTATTTATCCCTGTATTAGTAGCTATGATAATTTTTATCTTACCTACACCAGAAGGATTAAGTCAAAATACTTGGCTTTACTTTAGTATTTTTATTGGTGTTGTTGTTGGCTTGATATTAGAACCAATTCCTGCGGCATTAGTTGGTCTTGTAGGAGTTGGTATTTGCATTTGGTTTAAAATTGGTCCTGCAGGAAGCGGTGATGTAACTAAAGTCATCAAATCAAGTGAGGCTGTATCATGGGGCTTGGCAGGATTTTCAAATTCAACGGTTTGGTTAATATTTGCTGCCTTTATGATTGGGCTTGGATATCAAAAAAGTGGTCTTGGCAGAAGAATGGCTTTGATACTTATAAAATTACTTGGTAAAACTACTCTAGGACTTGGATATGCAATTGCTATTGCAGATGGAATCTTGGCTCCATTTATACCATCAAATTCAGCAAGAAGTGGTGGCACACTCTACCCTATCGTAAGTTCTATTCCACCTATGGTTGGCAGTTATCCAGATAAAGAACCTAGAAAAATAGGTGGTTATTTGATATGGGTATCACTAGCAGCAACTTGCGTAACTAGCTCTATGTTTTTTACAGGATTAGCACCAAACTTACTTGCAATGGAAACAGCTACAAAAAGTGGAGTTGAGGCTATAAGTTGGTTTGGTTGGTTTATGGCATTTTTACCTGCTGGTATTGTTTTATTTATTGCTACACCATATTTAACATATATATTCTATCCACCAACATCAAAAGGTTCAAAAGAAGCGTCAATTTGGGCTGGTGAAGAACTTAAAAAAATTGGCTCTATAACATCAAAAGAATGGTCTATGATAGGACTTGCATTTTTTGCTTTGATATTTTGGATATTTGGTGATTTTTTTAATGTAAATGCTACAACAGTTGCACTTAGTGTTATGATTGCTATGGTGTTATTAAATATTATTACTTGGGATGATGTGCTTACTAATAAAGCAGCTTGGGGAGTTTTAGCATGGTTTGGTTCATTAGTTACACTTGCTGGCGGACTAAAAAATGTTGGTTTTTTAAACTTTATTGCTGATATTGGTGGTAAATATTTAAGCACTTTTGGAGCAATGGAAGCAATGATTGGACTTGTTGTATTGTTTTATTTATTACATTATTTCTTTGCTAGCACAACTGCCCATGTTACTGCATTACTTGCATTATTTATAACAGTTGCAGGGACTATACAAGGTATTGATATCAGACAATTTACATTATTTTTAATGTTATCACTTGGTATTATGGGAATCATCACTCCATATGGCACAGGGCCTTCGCCTGTATGGTTTGGTTCTGGTTATGTTAGTGGTAAAGACTTTTGGAAATTAGGATTTATATTTGGAATAATTTATCTAGTAGTATTTTTAGTGCTTTGCATTCCTTGGGTGCAGTTTGTAGCATATAGATGGCTATAA
- a CDS encoding DUF3943 domain-containing protein produces MFRVLKICFIVLFINLSFLKAYDTKELLQNANVHKPSTYYEPSSKWGYLGLGVGLIAVSSIVATGLLYIMPESVTKWNRDDINDIFNKWKMRTKQGPVVDNDELWLNYIAHPYFGAVYYLQPRMAGFSWSASALFSFLASSFFWEYGIEGFAEIPSWQDIIITPAFGALLGEGFYQLIRYIQTNNNELFGSWWLGKSIIWILDPLGSLIYSTGLGEALGIYNINDKNNLEIISSPIFINTKGGFGLSLYIRF; encoded by the coding sequence ATGTTTAGAGTTCTAAAAATTTGTTTTATTGTGTTGTTTATTAATTTGTCATTTCTTAAAGCATATGATACGAAAGAATTATTACAAAATGCTAATGTGCATAAACCATCGACATATTATGAGCCAAGTAGCAAATGGGGATATTTAGGTTTAGGCGTAGGGCTAATAGCTGTTAGTTCTATTGTTGCTACTGGATTATTATATATTATGCCAGAGAGTGTAACTAAATGGAATAGAGATGATATTAATGATATCTTTAATAAATGGAAAATGCGCACAAAGCAAGGTCCTGTAGTCGATAATGATGAATTATGGCTAAATTATATAGCACATCCATATTTTGGAGCAGTGTATTATTTGCAACCAAGGATGGCTGGATTTTCTTGGAGTGCTTCTGCATTATTTTCTTTTTTAGCTTCAAGTTTCTTTTGGGAATATGGCATTGAGGGATTTGCAGAGATTCCAAGTTGGCAAGATATCATCATTACTCCTGCTTTTGGTGCATTGCTTGGAGAAGGATTCTATCAATTAATAAGATATATACAAACAAATAACAATGAGCTATTTGGTTCGTGGTGGCTTGGAAAAAGTATTATTTGGATTTTAGATCCACTTGGTAGCTTGATATATAGCACTGGGCTTGGAGAAGCACTTGGAATCTATAATATAAATGATAAAAATAATCTAGAGATCATATCATCTCCAATATTTATAAATACAAAAGGTGGATTTGGGCTAAGCCTATATATTAGATTCTAA
- a CDS encoding flagellar basal body P-ring protein FlgI, translated as MQIKWIFIFIICLDLMYGAKIKDISNILGVRENELTGYGLVIGLNGTGDKSNSKFTMQAVSNMLETMNIKVSPNDIKSKNVAAVIVSAKLPPFARAGDKIDISVSSLGDAKSLSGGTLVLTPLSAIDGNVYAIAQGNISNLSDSLTATIPQAGTIERELVYDIYNKPNATLSLKDADFKNAINIQKAINNHFKANIALAKDPRTISLTKPNNIGMVEFLSMVEDIDIEYQKNDKIIIDEQSGTIITGSEIRITPITISHGDMTIKIIDSTNTQNQTQNNLIVANKPTISSLVGALQKIGTSSSNIISILNAIKKSGAINVDIESI; from the coding sequence ATGCAAATAAAATGGATTTTTATTTTTATTATTTGTCTGGATTTAATGTATGGCGCAAAAATAAAAGATATAAGTAATATTTTAGGTGTTAGAGAAAATGAGCTAACAGGATATGGGCTTGTCATAGGATTAAATGGGACAGGCGATAAAAGTAATTCAAAATTTACTATGCAAGCAGTATCAAATATGCTAGAGACGATGAATATAAAAGTATCTCCAAATGATATAAAATCAAAAAATGTAGCTGCTGTAATAGTGAGTGCGAAACTTCCACCATTTGCACGAGCAGGAGATAAGATAGATATATCAGTATCTTCACTTGGAGATGCAAAATCACTATCTGGCGGGACTCTTGTTTTAACACCACTTAGTGCTATTGATGGGAATGTATATGCAATAGCACAAGGAAATATTTCCAATCTTTCAGATTCTCTTACAGCCACTATTCCACAAGCAGGCACAATAGAAAGAGAGCTAGTATATGATATATATAATAAACCAAATGCAACATTAAGCCTAAAAGATGCTGATTTTAAAAATGCTATTAATATTCAAAAAGCTATAAATAATCATTTTAAAGCCAATATAGCTCTAGCTAAAGACCCAAGGACTATATCACTAACAAAGCCAAATAATATAGGAATGGTAGAGTTTTTGAGTATGGTAGAAGATATCGATATTGAATATCAAAAAAATGATAAAATCATTATAGATGAACAAAGTGGCACGATTATTACAGGAAGTGAGATTAGAATCACGCCAATTACAATAAGTCATGGAGATATGACAATAAAAATCATAGATTCTACAAATACTCAAAATCAAACACAAAATAATCTAATAGTAGCAAATAAACCAACTATATCTTCACTTGTTGGAGCATTGCAAAAAATAGGAACAAGCTCTAGTAATATCATATCAATTTTAAATGCTATAAAAAAATCTGGTGCAATCAATGTTGATATAGAGAGTATTTAA